A stretch of the Dioscorea cayenensis subsp. rotundata cultivar TDr96_F1 chromosome 4, TDr96_F1_v2_PseudoChromosome.rev07_lg8_w22 25.fasta, whole genome shotgun sequence genome encodes the following:
- the LOC120257973 gene encoding probable phospholipid hydroperoxide glutathione peroxidase isoform X1, with protein sequence MDGVNRNEKTQSDADAVHIHSCLWKMCCCTCSHIFQTWSTALIFLCLALFFFFYTNEPTSPLLSFLQENMAEQLPNSIYDLSVKDMDGNDVNLSDYNGKVLLIVNVASKCGLTHTNYKEMNVLYDKYKDQGFEILAFPCNQFAGQEPGSNDEIKEVACTMFKAEFPIFDKIEVNGKNAAPLYKFLKSQKGGIFGDGIKWNFTKFLIDKHGKVVERYAPTTAPMKIEKDIQNLLAAP encoded by the exons ATGGATGGAGTAAACAGAAATGAGAAAACACAATCAGATGCAGATGCCGTCCACATCCATTCTTGTCTTTGGAAGATGTGTTGCTGCACATGTTCACACATCTTCCAAACGTGGTCTACTGCCCTCATATTTCTTTGCCttgctctttttttcttcttctacaccAATGAGCCTACTTCTCCTCTTCTTTCATTCCTCCAAGAAAACATGGCTGAACAACTTCCCAACTCCATCTATGATCTCTCTGTCAAG GATATGGATGGTAATGATGTTAACCTGAGTGATTACAATGGAAAGGTTCTTCTCATTGTAAATGTTGCATCGAAATG TGGTTTGACTCATACAAATTATAAGGAAATGAATGTATTGTATGATAAGTACAAAGACCAAG GGTTTGAAATCCTCGCTTTTCCTTGCAACCAATTTGCCGGTCAAGAACCGGGAAGCAATGACGAAATAAAGGAAGTTGCCTGCACAATGTTCAAAGCCGAGTTCCCCATCTTCGACAAG ATTGAAGTAAACGGGAAGAACGCCGCGCCTCTCTACAAGTTCTTGAAATCTCAGAAAGGCGGAATATTCGGCGACGGCATCAAGTGGAACTTCACAAAGTTTCTCATTGATAAACACGGCAAGGTTGTCGAGCGATATGCACCGACCACAGCGCCAATGAAAATAGAG AAAGACATCCAGAATCTGTTGGCAGCACCTTGa
- the LOC120257973 gene encoding probable glutathione peroxidase 3, mitochondrial isoform X2 — translation MDGNDVNLSDYNGKVLLIVNVASKCGLTHTNYKEMNVLYDKYKDQGFEILAFPCNQFAGQEPGSNDEIKEVACTMFKAEFPIFDKIEVNGKNAAPLYKFLKSQKGGIFGDGIKWNFTKFLIDKHGKVVERYAPTTAPMKIEKDIQNLLAAP, via the exons ATGGATGGTAATGATGTTAACCTGAGTGATTACAATGGAAAGGTTCTTCTCATTGTAAATGTTGCATCGAAATG TGGTTTGACTCATACAAATTATAAGGAAATGAATGTATTGTATGATAAGTACAAAGACCAAG GGTTTGAAATCCTCGCTTTTCCTTGCAACCAATTTGCCGGTCAAGAACCGGGAAGCAATGACGAAATAAAGGAAGTTGCCTGCACAATGTTCAAAGCCGAGTTCCCCATCTTCGACAAG ATTGAAGTAAACGGGAAGAACGCCGCGCCTCTCTACAAGTTCTTGAAATCTCAGAAAGGCGGAATATTCGGCGACGGCATCAAGTGGAACTTCACAAAGTTTCTCATTGATAAACACGGCAAGGTTGTCGAGCGATATGCACCGACCACAGCGCCAATGAAAATAGAG AAAGACATCCAGAATCTGTTGGCAGCACCTTGa
- the LOC120259398 gene encoding pentatricopeptide repeat-containing protein At2g27610-like, translating into MQPLCASFSLPTSPTPLHIQRSKLVKLESKKTFSISPESPNNLATWTKKLKHLLVSKRLNEAKNLFVELRANGVEFGFITQTMLIDAFFKSGRVSDARQVFEKMPERSVVTWTSMVSGFVRNGLPSVGFCVFVEMLESGVVPNDFAFSAVLRACAELGVLELGEQVHSMVVRFGIGGDCCRIANCLIYVYSRCRLIDKAQLIFEKMAERDLVTFTTLISGFCVNNLFESAVGVFDQMLLEGLEPNEHTVSSVLTACGSMLGEQIHGYMIKTMTDRSVHSACSLIEFYSRNGRIGQAKLVFENLEARNVVTWSSMISCCIRHEQIEDALWLFHDMICTGIEPNEYTFAAVLGACGMSSEFFSLGQQLHCLAIKLNLVSDNRVLNALLTMYGRSGGVDYLEKVFERIENLDVVAWCAVISGYFQNGFDEKSIELVSQMHKEGFTPNEYGLSSTLSSCANLASLDQGKHFHCLALKVGCDLDICVGNALINMYAKCGSIEDARLIFDAMSDHDLMSWNSLIHAYAHHGNGNEAISVFNTMMDARNIMPDHSTFVGILVACSHVGCVDQAFRYFDTMLDQYGIMPSASHYACIVDMMGRAGRLMEALHIINKMPFEPDVLIWKTMLASCKLHKNLELGKLAAEKVIELSPKDSAGYVLLSNMHAMHGEWKDVENVRTMMDEQGIKKGAGCSWIQISSEVHVFTASDFSHEKADSVYFTLNLLYKEMKVENGGSAEMIFVSYDL; encoded by the coding sequence atgcaaccCTTGTGTGCTTCTTTCTCTCTTCCCACATCTCCAACTCCTCTCCACATCCAAAGATCCAAACTTGTCAAGCTTGAATCGAAGAAAACCTTCTCCATTTCCCCTGAATCACCAAACAATCTTGCAACATGGACCAAAAAACTCAAGCACTTGTTGGTATCTAAGAGGCTTAATGAAGCTAAGAACTTGTTTGTGGAATTGAGGGCCAATGGAGTTGAATTTGGTTTCATCACTCAGACTATGTTGATTGATGCTTTCTTCAAATCCGGCCGGGTTTCTGATGCTCGTCAGGTATTTGAAAAAATGCCTGAGAGAAGTGTTGTGACTTGGACATCGATGGTTTCGGGGTTTGTTAGGAATGGGCTTCCAAGTGTTGGATTCTGTGTGTTTGTTGAAATGCTTGAGTCAGGTGTTGTTCCTAATGATTTTGCGTTCAGTGCCGTGCTTCGTGCTTGTGCAGAGTTGGGGGTGTTGGAGCTCGGAGAGCAGGTGCATTCGATGGTTGTTCGGTTTGGAATTGGCGGTGATTGTTGTAGGATTGCAAACTGTTTGATCTATGTGTATTCGAGATGTAGGTTGATTGATAAGGCACAACTGATCTTTGAAAAGATGGCGGAGAGGGATTTAGTAACATTCACAACTTTGATTTCAGGATTTTGTGTGAACAATTTGTTTGAATCAGCTGTCGGAGTATTTGATCAGATGCTCCTGGAGGGACTAGAACCCAATGAGCATACGGTATCAAGTGTTCTTACGGCCTGTGGGTCAATGCTTGGGGAGCAAATCCATGGTTACATGATAAAGACCATGACCGACCGAAGTGTTCACTCAGCTTGTTCTTTGATTGAATTCTACTCAAGAAATGGTAGGATTGGACAAGCGAAACTTGTGTTTGAGAATTTGGAAGCCAGAAATGTGGTCACTTGGAGTTCAATGATCTCATGCTGCATACGGCATGAGCAAATTGAGGATGCTTTATGGTTGTTTCATGATATGATTTGTACAGGGATTGAACCTAATGAATACACTTTTGCAGCTGTGCTCGGAGCATGTGGCATGTCTTCCGAATTCTTTTCTCTGGGACAGCAGCTACATTGCCTTGCAATTAAACTTAATTTGGTGTCAGATAATCGTGTTCTCAATGCGTTGCTTACCATGTATGGGAGAAGTGGAGGTGTTGATTATCTTGAAAAGGTGTTTGAGAGAATAGAAAACCTTGATGTTGTCGCTTGGTGTGCAGTGATATCCGGTTACTTCCAAAATGGTTTTGATGAGAAATCGATAGAACTTGTATCCCAAATGCACAAAGAAGGATTTACACCAAATGAATATGGATTATCAAGCACACTGAGTTCTTGTGCAAATCTTGCCTCACTGGACCAAGGCAAGCATTTCCATTGCCTGGCATTGAAGGTAGGCTGTGATCTTGATATTTGTGTGGGAAATGCATTGATTAACATGTATGCCAAGTGTGGAAGCATTGAAGATGCAAGGTTAATATTCGATGCCATGTCTGACCATGATCTCATGTCATGGAACTCACTGATTCATGCCTATGCGCATCACGGGAATGGAAATGAGGCTATCAGTGTCTTCAACACGATGATGGATGCTCGCAACATCATGCCTGACCATTCAACATTTGTGGGAATTTTAGTTGCATGTAGTCACGTGGGTTGTGTCGATCAAGCATTCAGATACTTCGATACAATGCTTGATCAGTACGGTATCATGCCATCAGCTTCTCACTATGCTTGTATAGTTGACATGATGGGTAGAGCTGGAAGGCTAATGGAGGCTCTTCACATCATTAACAAAATGCCATTTGAACCGGATGTTCTGATATGGAAGACAATGTTAGCATCTTGTAAGTTACATAAGAATCTAGAACTCGGGAAACTAGCTGCAGAAAAGGTAATCGAGTTATCGCCAAAGGATTCTGCTGGCTATGTTCTTCTCTCTAACATGCATGCAATGCATGGAGAATGGAAAGACGTCGAGAATGTGAGGACCATGATGGATGAACAGGGAATTAAGAAAGGTGCTGGATGTAGTTGGATTCAGATTAGCAGTGAAGTGCATGTTTTTACTGCAAGTGATTTTTCTCATGAGAAAGCTGATTCGGTTTATTTTACGTTGAATTTGCTTTATAAGGAGATGAAGGTGGAGAATGGAGGTTCAGCCGAAATGATCTTCGTATCATATGATTTGTGA
- the LOC120259400 gene encoding uncharacterized protein LOC120259400 isoform X1, whose product MEFYSPESSKLSAMKKSEKVGKAMDEEPWPRRSKSGVMLEGYVDESVGLCLMPDGGETPAMGRTKSLTDEDLEELKGCLDLGFGFSYDGIPELCGTLPALELCYSLSQRFLDEQHQYNSHEAGHEPPYPLANWKISSPGDHPEDVKARLKYWAQAVACTIRLCS is encoded by the exons ATGGAGTTCTACTCTCCAGAAAGCTCGAAGCTTTCCGCAATGAAGAAGTCCGAGAAGGTGGGAAAAGCCATGGATGAAGAGCCCTGGCCGCGGAGGAGCAAGAGCGGCGTGATGCTTGAAGGCTACGTCGACGAATCCGTTGGTCTTTGTTTGATGCCTGACGGTGGAGAGACGCCGGCGATGGGGAGGACGAAGAGCCTCACGGATGAGGACTTAGAGGAGCTCAAAGGGTGCCTGGATCTTGGATTCGGCTTCAGCTATGATGGGATACCGGAGCTCTGTGGTACTCTCCCTGCTCTCGAGCTCTGCTATTCATTGTCTCAGAGGTTCCTCGACGAGCAGCATCAGTATAATTCGCATGAGGCTGGTCATGAGCCGCCGTATCCGTTGGCTAATTGGAAGATCTCCAGCCCTG GTGATCATCCTGAAGATGTTAAAGCAAGACTGAAGTATTGGGCGCAAGCAGTGGCTTGTACTATTCGGTTGTGTAGCTGA
- the LOC120259400 gene encoding uncharacterized protein LOC120259400 isoform X2: MEFYSPESSKLSAMKKSEKVGKAMDEEPWPRRSKSGVMLEGYVDESVGLCLMPDGGETPAMGRTKSLTDEDLEELKGCLDLGFGFSYDGIPELCGTLPALELCYSLSQRFLDEQHQYNSHEAGHEPPYPLANWKISSPGMALRDLRLWIEYEWVIILKMLKQD, encoded by the exons ATGGAGTTCTACTCTCCAGAAAGCTCGAAGCTTTCCGCAATGAAGAAGTCCGAGAAGGTGGGAAAAGCCATGGATGAAGAGCCCTGGCCGCGGAGGAGCAAGAGCGGCGTGATGCTTGAAGGCTACGTCGACGAATCCGTTGGTCTTTGTTTGATGCCTGACGGTGGAGAGACGCCGGCGATGGGGAGGACGAAGAGCCTCACGGATGAGGACTTAGAGGAGCTCAAAGGGTGCCTGGATCTTGGATTCGGCTTCAGCTATGATGGGATACCGGAGCTCTGTGGTACTCTCCCTGCTCTCGAGCTCTGCTATTCATTGTCTCAGAGGTTCCTCGACGAGCAGCATCAGTATAATTCGCATGAGGCTGGTCATGAGCCGCCGTATCCGTTGGCTAATTGGAAGATCTCCAGCCCTGGTATGGCTCTTCGTGATCTCAGACTTTGGATTGAGTATGAGTGG GTGATCATCCTGAAGATGTTAAAGCAAGACTGA